One Paenibacillus riograndensis SBR5 DNA segment encodes these proteins:
- a CDS encoding TOTE conflict system archaeo-eukaryotic primase domain-containing protein: MDNIEDKYSAALTQIKELKQEIARLRSLLGLVDDDNITSTNEQITSYFTSPAKVRKEPTVGETNVHQYSTVGDKLALYRSYFRGRDDVYPIRWSNKQGKSGYSPACSNEWTSVCEKPRVKCSVCKHQSFMPLTSEVLSAHLDARQDRTIGIYPMLPDETCWFLAMDFDKHDWKQDVAAVMQLCKSHEIPALLERSRSGNGGHIWIFFRQNIEAAIARRFGMTLLSLAMNKRYQIGMESYDRLFPNQDTLPKGGFGNLIALPLQGGPRKQGNSVFVDERFEPYADQWGILSELGRMGEDEVKQFIYKHGERGLFNNDALIAASGDEGIGLAEVRESCVQDEPVLMEALPAEIQILYSDRLYILKSGLPSSAIHALIKLASFSNPDFYKAQAMRLSTYGKPRVISCAEDLESYIVLPRGCLPELLSFFEHNHVKVSLDDRRSSGTPIEAEFTGTLTTLQDTAARAILNRDMGVLSAATAFGKTVVAASIIASRKTNTLILVHRRELMEQWQERLQTFLEVPKHSIGMIGGGKNKRTGIIDIAVIQSLNYKGNVKPFVSEYGQVIVDECHHVSAYSFEQVLREVKARYVFGLTATPKRQDGQEAIVRFQLGPVLMKIDAKTLSSSRGFSLRVVPRYTHFQIKPEEKVSGIQDIYQLLVDNEERNTLIFDDLLTCLDEGRSPLLLVERTAHAEYFAKRLQAFAKNVIVLSGRMGKKQREALRAQIASIPDDQERVVIATGKLIGEGFDDARLDTLFLVHPISWSGTLQQYAGRLHRSHANKEEVKIYDYIDLQVPMLMAMFRKRVKGYRKMGYKGAEL; encoded by the coding sequence ATGGATAATATTGAAGATAAATATAGTGCAGCTCTGACGCAGATTAAAGAACTTAAGCAGGAAATCGCCCGGTTAAGAAGTCTGCTGGGGCTTGTAGATGATGACAATATAACAAGTACGAATGAGCAAATAACTTCTTATTTCACCTCTCCGGCAAAAGTACGCAAAGAACCAACTGTAGGAGAAACCAATGTTCACCAATACTCCACCGTAGGGGACAAGCTTGCCCTTTATAGAAGTTATTTTCGTGGCAGAGATGATGTATATCCGATTCGCTGGAGCAATAAGCAGGGAAAATCCGGATACTCGCCCGCCTGTTCCAATGAGTGGACTTCCGTTTGTGAGAAACCCCGAGTGAAATGCTCCGTTTGCAAACACCAGAGCTTCATGCCTCTTACAAGTGAAGTGCTGTCCGCCCACTTAGATGCAAGGCAGGACCGAACGATTGGTATATATCCCATGCTGCCGGATGAGACCTGCTGGTTTTTGGCCATGGATTTTGACAAGCATGATTGGAAGCAGGACGTTGCCGCTGTGATGCAGCTATGTAAAAGTCATGAAATCCCCGCGCTCTTAGAGCGCTCGCGTTCCGGCAATGGGGGGCACATCTGGATTTTCTTCCGTCAAAATATTGAGGCAGCGATCGCCAGAAGATTTGGAATGACTTTGCTGAGTTTAGCTATGAACAAAAGATATCAGATCGGCATGGAATCCTATGACCGCCTGTTTCCCAATCAGGATACGCTGCCCAAAGGCGGATTTGGCAACCTTATTGCTCTACCGCTTCAAGGCGGGCCGCGTAAACAGGGAAACAGCGTCTTTGTTGATGAACGCTTTGAGCCCTATGCTGACCAATGGGGTATATTATCCGAACTTGGCAGGATGGGCGAAGACGAGGTAAAGCAATTTATATACAAGCACGGGGAGCGCGGGCTTTTTAATAATGACGCCCTGATAGCAGCATCTGGCGATGAGGGGATCGGACTAGCAGAGGTACGGGAGAGCTGCGTTCAGGATGAGCCGGTGTTGATGGAAGCTTTGCCTGCTGAAATACAGATTCTATACTCAGACCGTCTGTATATCCTCAAGTCTGGACTTCCCTCAAGTGCGATTCATGCTCTGATCAAATTGGCGTCGTTCTCCAATCCCGATTTTTACAAAGCACAAGCGATGCGGCTCTCCACCTATGGTAAACCCCGGGTGATCTCATGCGCAGAGGATCTAGAGAGTTACATAGTTCTTCCAAGAGGATGCTTGCCGGAATTGTTATCCTTTTTCGAGCATAATCATGTGAAAGTATCCCTTGACGATCGGCGTTCCTCAGGAACTCCAATAGAAGCAGAATTCACCGGCACACTGACCACTCTTCAGGATACAGCAGCCAGAGCGATCCTTAACCGGGATATGGGCGTTCTCTCGGCGGCAACCGCATTCGGTAAAACCGTCGTAGCCGCCAGCATCATCGCTTCAAGAAAAACAAACACCCTTATTCTGGTGCACCGCCGGGAGCTTATGGAACAATGGCAGGAACGTTTGCAGACTTTTCTCGAAGTTCCTAAACATTCTATCGGTATGATCGGCGGCGGCAAAAACAAACGGACCGGCATTATCGACATTGCTGTCATTCAGAGCCTCAACTATAAAGGGAATGTTAAACCCTTCGTAAGTGAATACGGCCAAGTCATTGTGGATGAATGCCATCACGTATCAGCCTACAGCTTCGAACAGGTTCTGCGGGAAGTCAAAGCAAGATATGTATTTGGCCTAACTGCCACCCCTAAACGCCAGGACGGACAAGAAGCAATCGTACGATTCCAGCTTGGACCGGTGCTAATGAAGATAGACGCCAAAACCTTAAGCAGTTCCAGAGGATTTTCATTAAGAGTTGTGCCCCGGTATACCCATTTTCAAATCAAGCCGGAAGAAAAAGTGTCCGGTATTCAGGACATCTATCAGCTGCTTGTAGATAACGAAGAACGCAACACCCTTATTTTTGACGATTTGCTTACCTGCCTGGATGAAGGCCGCTCTCCGCTGCTGCTGGTTGAACGTACCGCCCATGCTGAATATTTTGCAAAGAGATTGCAGGCATTTGCCAAGAATGTGATTGTACTTAGCGGCAGAATGGGGAAAAAACAGAGAGAGGCCCTACGCGCCCAAATCGCTTCTATTCCAGACGATCAAGAACGTGTAGTTATCGCTACCGGCAAGCTGATCGGCGAAGGCTTCGACGATGCCAGACTGGACACCTTATTCCTTGTCCATCCTATCTCATGGTCAGGCACCTTGCAGCAATATGCAGGCCGTCTGCACCGAAGTCACGCGAATAAAGAAGAAGTAAAAATATATGATTATATCGACCTTCAGGTCCCTATGTTAATGGCGATGTTCAGGAAGAGAGTGAAGGGTTACCGGAAGATGGGGTATAAGGGGGCGGAGTTGTAG
- a CDS encoding extracellular solute-binding protein, with protein MRLKKWFGTTTTAVLVSSLMLAGCGGGNTKTGGNEGSSGANAESAAPASKETVTLKAYFPGDKPAGFDDVLQAVNDKLKKDNVGAALNINFLPWSDYGNAVSVKMSAGEDFDMYLDAPWLSMNQMIDGNSLKELDAEVAKRPELKASIPDEMWEYNKFKGKIMGIPLGTTQGQLYGLLIRKDLREKYGLPELKTLDDLEKFLYKVKENEKDVKPFVLNGIKADKLPFILSDSANLALDEVLEIGVNMFAYSTKDKKVVGQWASPMIADGYERVTKYYKDGIISKNIAQEQNAETLFKQGKYAATYYAADGVEGLKYSEMLQNGSDKLEIFIPNGDKAKPYTAFQQWNFLCIPASSEHADLALDVVNWMSIKENHDLMEYGIQGKDWEPVGDSSYKVLSKYSFPGYVLTWRPTLNRTPDTMMKDDKKWFDFSTNPANFTLSPTAGFNFNAEKVKTEYAKITPLHDSIFLPLSQGVLPADQGKKTLEKKIAGLGGQKVIDEIQAQIDAVTSGK; from the coding sequence ATGAGGTTAAAAAAATGGTTTGGCACGACGACGACAGCGGTATTGGTATCGTCACTGATGTTGGCCGGCTGCGGCGGAGGCAATACGAAGACTGGCGGCAATGAGGGGAGTTCTGGAGCGAATGCGGAAAGCGCTGCACCTGCATCGAAGGAAACGGTGACGTTGAAAGCTTATTTTCCGGGGGATAAACCGGCGGGCTTTGACGATGTGCTGCAGGCGGTCAACGACAAATTGAAAAAGGACAACGTTGGGGCGGCCTTGAATATCAATTTCCTGCCGTGGTCCGATTACGGGAATGCGGTATCCGTGAAGATGTCTGCCGGGGAAGACTTCGATATGTATTTGGATGCCCCGTGGTTATCCATGAATCAGATGATCGACGGCAATTCTTTAAAGGAACTGGATGCCGAGGTGGCCAAACGTCCGGAGCTAAAAGCATCCATTCCCGATGAAATGTGGGAATATAACAAATTCAAAGGAAAAATTATGGGGATTCCGCTTGGTACCACCCAGGGCCAGCTATATGGCCTTCTGATCCGCAAAGATTTGCGCGAGAAATACGGACTTCCCGAGTTGAAAACGCTCGACGATCTGGAGAAATTTTTGTATAAGGTCAAGGAAAACGAGAAGGATGTCAAGCCCTTCGTCCTTAACGGCATCAAAGCCGATAAACTTCCGTTTATCCTGAGCGACTCCGCTAATCTGGCGCTCGATGAAGTGCTCGAAATCGGTGTCAACATGTTCGCATATTCAACTAAGGACAAGAAAGTAGTCGGTCAATGGGCAAGTCCGATGATTGCCGATGGTTATGAACGCGTCACCAAATACTACAAGGACGGCATCATTTCCAAAAATATCGCGCAGGAGCAAAATGCAGAAACACTGTTCAAGCAAGGCAAATATGCGGCCACCTATTATGCGGCGGATGGTGTGGAAGGATTGAAATATTCGGAAATGCTGCAGAACGGCAGCGACAAGCTTGAGATTTTCATTCCAAACGGTGATAAGGCCAAGCCGTATACCGCTTTCCAGCAATGGAATTTCCTGTGCATCCCCGCTTCATCCGAGCATGCCGATTTAGCTCTGGACGTAGTCAATTGGATGTCCATTAAGGAAAACCACGATTTGATGGAATACGGCATTCAAGGGAAGGACTGGGAACCTGTCGGCGATTCGAGCTATAAGGTGCTGTCCAAATATTCATTCCCGGGCTATGTGCTGACCTGGCGGCCAACGTTGAACCGCACGCCGGACACGATGATGAAGGATGACAAGAAGTGGTTCGACTTCTCCACCAACCCGGCCAATTTCACGCTTAGTCCAACGGCGGGCTTCAACTTTAACGCTGAAAAGGTGAAGACGGAATATGCCAAAATTACTCCGCTTCACGATTCAATCTTCCTGCCGCTTAGCCAAGGCGTGCTGCCTGCCGATCAAGGCAAGAAGACGCTGGAGAAAAAAATAGCGGGCCTCGGCGGACAAAAAGTGATCGATGAAATTCAGGCGCAAATCGACGCCGTCACATCCGGTAAATAA
- a CDS encoding VOC family protein, with protein sequence MALMSTFTSFNLPVNNVEQSKAFFTGLGFELNPQFPDNEKSVAIVIGDNLQVMLLTKELLKSLTQKETVDTEKYAQMTIALAFESREKVNEIVNTAVSLGGKSYEEPEDYGFMYHWAFEDLDGHMWAINYMNTDAAQG encoded by the coding sequence ATGGCATTAATGTCCACATTCACGAGCTTCAATCTGCCTGTAAACAACGTAGAACAATCTAAGGCGTTCTTCACCGGACTCGGATTCGAGCTCAACCCGCAATTCCCCGATAATGAGAAGTCGGTAGCCATCGTGATCGGCGACAACCTGCAGGTCATGCTGCTCACCAAAGAACTTTTAAAGTCGCTCACGCAGAAGGAAACCGTTGATACGGAAAAGTATGCGCAAATGACGATCGCATTGGCCTTCGAGAGCCGAGAAAAAGTGAATGAAATCGTGAATACTGCTGTCTCCTTGGGCGGGAAATCGTACGAAGAACCTGAGGATTATGGATTCATGTATCATTGGGCCTTCGAGGACTTGGACGGCCATATGTGGGCAATCAACTACATGAACACGGATGCAGCTCAAGGTTAA
- a CDS encoding carbohydrate ABC transporter permease, translated as MRQKQSAADRTFTVSAHTFILLFTLFCLFPFLLMIIGSFTDEGELIAHGYTLFPQKLSLDAYKAVLQSDVLFNGYAVTIFITVVGALSALCISAMLGYSLANKRNVLQTPFLFFCYLPMLFSGGIIPFYIVVSQWLHLQNTIWVLVLTMLCQPFLVFLLVSFFRTIPEELEEAARIDGANEMRVFFQIMIPISKPILASVGLFYALNYWNDWFMGLMFVDNEKLFPLQLILRRMVSNMEAAKNLIPASAAIAVTPPTYGVRMATTVLTIGPIVLLYPMLQKYFVKGLTVGAVKG; from the coding sequence ATGAGACAGAAACAGAGCGCTGCGGATCGAACTTTTACGGTATCTGCCCATACGTTCATTTTGTTGTTCACCTTATTTTGTCTGTTTCCTTTTCTGCTGATGATTATCGGCTCTTTTACAGACGAGGGGGAATTGATTGCGCACGGCTATACTTTATTTCCGCAAAAATTATCGCTGGACGCTTATAAGGCAGTTTTGCAATCGGATGTGCTGTTCAACGGCTATGCGGTCACGATTTTTATCACCGTCGTAGGCGCATTAAGCGCGTTGTGCATTTCCGCAATGCTCGGCTATTCTCTGGCTAACAAACGGAATGTCCTGCAAACACCTTTTCTGTTTTTTTGCTACTTGCCTATGCTGTTTTCCGGAGGTATCATTCCATTTTATATTGTAGTCAGTCAGTGGCTGCATTTGCAGAATACCATCTGGGTGCTCGTTTTAACCATGTTATGCCAGCCGTTCCTTGTCTTTTTGCTTGTCAGTTTCTTCCGCACCATTCCCGAGGAATTGGAGGAAGCCGCAAGAATAGACGGAGCGAATGAAATGAGAGTTTTCTTTCAAATTATGATCCCGATCTCGAAGCCGATTCTGGCTTCTGTGGGTCTCTTCTATGCTCTGAACTACTGGAATGACTGGTTTATGGGGTTGATGTTCGTGGATAATGAGAAGTTATTCCCGCTGCAGCTGATTCTGCGCCGGATGGTATCCAATATGGAAGCCGCCAAAAATCTCATTCCCGCCTCAGCAGCCATTGCTGTGACGCCGCCGACCTATGGCGTGCGCATGGCGACAACCGTGCTGACGATCGGCCCGATTGTCTTGCTGTATCCTATGCTTCAGAAGTATTTCGTCAAAGGTCTAACGGTAGGAGCTGTAAAAGGGTAA
- a CDS encoding VOC family protein gives MGRLVHFEIHVDDMERAKKFYGEVFGWTFEDWSEYAGMPYFGATTGDAGELGINGALMQRRGASPEPGQAMNGYACTMGVEDYDSTEAIILKLGGKLALPKYALPGMAWQGYYLDTEGNTFGIHQPDKHAK, from the coding sequence ATGGGCCGATTAGTTCATTTCGAAATTCATGTAGATGATATGGAACGTGCTAAGAAGTTTTATGGTGAGGTATTCGGATGGACCTTTGAGGATTGGAGTGAATATGCTGGAATGCCCTATTTCGGAGCTACTACGGGAGATGCGGGTGAACTCGGCATCAATGGGGCTTTGATGCAGCGCCGGGGTGCGTCTCCAGAACCCGGACAAGCTATGAATGGTTATGCTTGTACTATGGGCGTGGAGGATTACGACTCTACTGAAGCAATAATTTTGAAACTTGGCGGCAAGCTCGCATTGCCGAAGTATGCATTACCTGGGATGGCGTGGCAGGGCTATTACCTGGACACCGAAGGGAATACATTCGGTATTCATCAGCCAGATAAGCATGCTAAATGA
- a CDS encoding ABC transporter permease has product MQYQLNASKRSKLKHIVQNPFLYAMAVPGLLFFLVFSYFPIYGIMIAFKDYNFAKGITGSDWVGFKNFDYFFTSDDFWVILRNTLVLNILFILFTTVAAILIALMFNEIRNKYFKRISQSLIFLPYFMSWIVVGMIVQSLFGGEEPMINTWLQYIGLEPVNWMFESKLWPYILTVIRVWQGAGYLSIIFLAAITGISEDLYEAARIDGASKLQIVLRITLPLLVPTIMIMTLLAVGKIFNGDFAMIYAIIGDNSMLYPTTDVIDTFVFRSMRQLHDFGMSSAVGLFQSIMGLIFVITANWITRRVSKESALF; this is encoded by the coding sequence ATGCAATACCAACTTAACGCAAGTAAACGGTCCAAGCTGAAGCATATTGTTCAAAATCCTTTTCTTTATGCTATGGCCGTGCCGGGGCTGCTGTTTTTTCTCGTGTTCAGTTATTTTCCCATATACGGGATTATGATCGCCTTCAAGGACTATAATTTTGCCAAAGGAATTACGGGAAGCGATTGGGTCGGTTTTAAAAACTTCGATTATTTTTTTACTTCGGATGATTTCTGGGTCATTCTGCGCAACACGCTGGTGTTGAACATACTGTTCATTTTGTTTACTACAGTGGCTGCAATTTTAATTGCTCTTATGTTCAATGAAATCCGCAATAAGTATTTCAAACGAATTTCGCAATCTCTCATTTTCCTTCCTTATTTTATGTCCTGGATTGTGGTAGGAATGATTGTCCAATCCTTATTCGGCGGGGAAGAGCCGATGATCAATACCTGGCTGCAATATATCGGCTTGGAACCGGTCAACTGGATGTTTGAGTCGAAGCTTTGGCCGTACATTCTGACGGTTATCCGTGTGTGGCAAGGAGCCGGTTATCTTTCGATTATTTTTCTGGCCGCGATTACCGGCATATCGGAGGATTTGTACGAGGCTGCCCGGATTGACGGGGCATCCAAGCTGCAGATTGTGCTGCGCATTACGCTGCCGCTGCTCGTTCCTACCATCATGATTATGACTTTGCTGGCCGTAGGTAAGATTTTCAACGGGGATTTTGCCATGATCTATGCCATCATTGGAGATAACTCCATGCTGTATCCGACTACCGACGTTATTGACACCTTCGTATTCCGTTCCATGAGACAGCTGCATGACTTCGGCATGTCTTCGGCGGTGGGCCTGTTCCAGTCGATCATGGGTCTGATCTTCGTCATTACCGCCAACTGGATAACCCGAAGGGTGTCTAAAGAATCTGCTTTATTCTAG
- a CDS encoding DUF6809 family protein: MDTVGKHFPKKRETLSEYTALENAYLDGMREILSEVAARRHLEIWGMRSNNPHIRKASEESSYAIDRLRSSLNETQCELYGLMEEAMSTEQGLEEEEAFVIGFLEGYRFIKELQRSGGGQTLV; encoded by the coding sequence ATGGACACAGTGGGAAAGCATTTTCCGAAGAAAAGAGAAACGTTGTCTGAATATACAGCACTAGAAAATGCCTATCTTGATGGAATGAGAGAAATATTGAGCGAGGTAGCTGCTAGAAGACATCTTGAAATATGGGGAATGCGTTCTAACAATCCTCATATCAGAAAAGCTAGCGAAGAGTCATCTTATGCAATTGACCGCTTACGCAGTAGCTTGAACGAGACTCAATGTGAATTGTACGGATTAATGGAGGAGGCTATGAGCACAGAACAGGGTCTTGAAGAAGAGGAAGCTTTTGTGATTGGATTTTTGGAAGGATACCGCTTTATAAAAGAGCTCCAAAGATCGGGCGGAGGTCAGACTCTGGTTTAG
- a CDS encoding SRPBCC family protein — protein MFDAESSNPVEFQQAGWQAIMDNISKPVPNKTNHREEDAGEGARRLPLLIQV, from the coding sequence ATGTTCGACGCGGAAAGCTCCAACCCCGTCGAGTTCCAGCAAGCAGGCTGGCAAGCGATTATGGACAATATTTCAAAGCCTGTACCGAACAAAACTAATCATCGCGAAGAAGACGCCGGGGAAGGTGCCCGGCGTCTTCCATTGTTAATCCAAGTATGA
- a CDS encoding AraC family transcriptional regulator produces MKFRHPLLASLKRHPTYMKLIFYFVSANVLVLGISFALLYWQSSKTLLEEIGDHSESLLVNSAQNTARLMEWALEFSFSSSNDSTLKVYALSDQYSDFETFEVWSRLMDIKNANPAIDSVYLINDYTNTVVDSRLGLNDAEAFYDQDIIKRLRNPVTANHSVLIPRTLSLPLTGNKPKEVTTIIRFYEKGSSISAFVMNVDTDNLMTLLQNNSNYANRSVTVLNDRDETVYSSTPLNQEQIAELRNHGSKGASGWKLFQPRTQGEQLMVYASASIKGIQDWTFIETIPKSVILGKITVLRNTSLFLFFALFVASLTVIVLISKRVYSPIQELISRVMRQHQAEKPGLGYSTNELDYLSNVFIDQRNQINELTEQWRLNKFLGRERFLRDFLGETYHSAEEIGSQFLEWGIDLPKDQLSVAIFRIDHFSEFSETYPEKDRRLLRFAMSNIIQESLQSSKHKLQTVDMGDDHVAVVLSAPLSEEYAKKLQVSQQLIEQYLSVGTTAAWGRILPSLTDMHEIYMETYELTQERFRFGHRALIVKAWLPDAPGELYHLPVNKERQIAQALPKGNADTVLEVIRSAVGKLRGMPYFECKMSLITLFMDIRRLMQEHSGQPLPSSWGLTSIEKQITQQETMENVVPWIEALVTKTLEDIVAARSLSKNVALIEQADRFIEEQLTDPNLSAKMLADHLGLSVNYFRSLYKAETNQSITDKISEKRLNFICQELLASDSPIEPIVQNSGFSSLNTFYSIFKKMYGMTPAQYRKKHRNGDTMENI; encoded by the coding sequence ATGAAATTCAGACATCCACTCCTCGCATCGCTGAAGAGGCATCCTACTTATATGAAGCTCATTTTTTATTTTGTCAGTGCAAACGTTCTGGTGCTGGGCATATCTTTTGCGCTGCTCTATTGGCAGTCTTCCAAAACGCTTCTGGAAGAGATCGGCGATCATTCCGAATCCCTGCTGGTGAACAGCGCCCAAAACACGGCGCGACTGATGGAATGGGCGCTGGAATTCAGCTTCTCCTCCAGCAATGACAGCACCCTTAAGGTATATGCCCTTTCGGATCAATACAGCGATTTTGAAACGTTCGAGGTGTGGAGCCGGCTTATGGACATTAAGAACGCCAATCCGGCTATCGATTCGGTATACCTCATCAACGATTACACGAATACGGTAGTCGATTCCAGACTTGGATTAAATGATGCGGAAGCTTTCTACGATCAGGACATTATTAAGCGCTTACGGAATCCAGTTACAGCGAACCACAGCGTTCTCATTCCAAGAACCTTGTCCCTCCCTCTTACCGGGAATAAGCCCAAAGAGGTGACGACCATCATCAGATTTTACGAAAAGGGCAGTTCCATCTCCGCTTTCGTTATGAATGTAGATACTGATAATCTCATGACCCTGCTTCAGAATAATTCGAATTATGCCAACAGGTCGGTTACGGTTCTGAATGACCGGGATGAGACGGTGTATAGCAGTACTCCTTTGAATCAGGAACAAATTGCGGAGCTCAGAAACCACGGGAGTAAGGGAGCAAGCGGATGGAAGCTCTTTCAGCCCCGGACTCAGGGAGAACAGCTAATGGTTTACGCAAGCGCCTCCATCAAAGGAATCCAGGATTGGACCTTTATCGAAACGATACCGAAGTCTGTCATTTTGGGAAAAATCACTGTTCTTCGCAACACAAGCCTGTTCTTGTTCTTCGCCCTGTTCGTAGCATCCTTAACCGTTATCGTTCTGATTTCCAAACGGGTGTACTCGCCTATTCAAGAACTGATTAGCCGAGTGATGCGGCAGCATCAAGCTGAAAAGCCCGGTCTAGGATATAGCACAAATGAACTTGACTACTTATCCAATGTGTTTATAGACCAACGTAATCAGATTAATGAACTGACCGAGCAATGGCGGCTTAATAAATTTTTGGGCAGAGAGAGGTTTTTACGGGATTTTCTGGGGGAGACCTACCATTCAGCAGAGGAAATAGGTTCTCAATTTCTAGAATGGGGAATCGATCTGCCCAAAGATCAGCTGTCGGTGGCCATCTTCCGGATTGACCACTTCTCGGAATTTTCGGAGACCTACCCGGAGAAGGACCGGCGTCTGCTCCGATTTGCGATGTCCAATATTATCCAAGAGTCGCTGCAATCGTCCAAGCACAAGCTGCAAACGGTGGACATGGGGGACGATCACGTGGCAGTTGTCTTATCCGCTCCATTGTCCGAAGAATATGCGAAGAAGCTGCAGGTATCCCAACAGTTAATAGAACAGTATTTGTCAGTGGGAACAACTGCCGCTTGGGGCAGGATACTGCCCAGCCTGACCGACATGCATGAGATATATATGGAGACGTATGAACTGACGCAGGAGCGGTTCCGGTTCGGACACAGAGCGCTCATCGTGAAAGCATGGCTGCCCGACGCGCCCGGAGAACTGTATCATCTGCCAGTGAACAAAGAGCGGCAGATCGCTCAGGCTCTTCCCAAGGGGAATGCGGATACGGTTCTGGAAGTTATACGCTCAGCCGTAGGCAAGCTGCGAGGCATGCCCTATTTTGAATGTAAAATGTCGTTGATTACCTTGTTTATGGATATACGCCGGCTCATGCAAGAGCACTCCGGCCAGCCGCTGCCCAGTTCATGGGGGCTGACTTCCATCGAGAAACAGATCACTCAGCAGGAGACGATGGAAAACGTGGTGCCATGGATAGAAGCATTGGTAACCAAGACGCTCGAAGACATTGTGGCTGCCCGCAGTCTGTCCAAAAACGTGGCCCTGATCGAGCAGGCGGACCGGTTCATTGAAGAACAATTAACCGATCCGAACCTGTCCGCAAAAATGCTGGCCGATCATTTGGGATTGTCCGTAAATTATTTCCGCAGTTTGTATAAAGCGGAGACAAACCAGTCCATTACGGACAAGATATCGGAGAAGCGCCTAAATTTCATATGTCAGGAGTTACTTGCCTCCGACTCGCCGATTGAGCCCATCGTTCAAAATTCCGGATTTTCGTCGCTGAACACGTTTTATTCCATCTTCAAAAAGATGTATGGAATGACACCGGCCCAATACCGGAAGAAGCATAGAAATGGCGATACTATGGAGAATATATAG
- a CDS encoding glycoside hydrolase family 130 protein: MNIKRSAQNPVIRIEDVAPSRPDFRVLGVFNAGVAQFGDEIILLLRIAEAPLSDRADEVLVPRLNEAGTDVLVERYDKTDPGYDFSDSRFIARDGQTVMLTSLSHLRVARSKDGIHFDIEPQPALFPEHALEAWGIEDPRVTQIGDIYYITYSSASARGVGAGLAETRDFRTFKRRGLMLAPENKDVMIFPDKINGKYYALHRPVPKSFGSPEMWIAESPDLDHWGNHRFLMGLSEQGWDSARMGGGAVPIRTERGWLALYHGADSKHRYCMGAVLLDLDDPAKVIARSRVPVLEPEAAYEVNGFFGKVVFSCGALLLDQTVRMYYGAADEVMAVADIPLEDIYNTLL, from the coding sequence ATGAACATAAAACGCAGCGCGCAAAATCCTGTTATACGGATCGAGGACGTTGCCCCCTCCCGCCCCGACTTTCGAGTGCTGGGTGTGTTTAATGCAGGCGTTGCGCAGTTTGGGGATGAAATTATCCTTTTACTGCGCATTGCGGAAGCGCCGTTATCGGACCGGGCGGACGAAGTGCTCGTCCCCCGGCTGAATGAAGCGGGCACCGATGTCCTTGTAGAGCGCTACGACAAGACCGATCCGGGCTATGATTTCTCCGACTCGCGCTTCATAGCAAGGGACGGACAAACGGTCATGCTCACATCCTTATCCCATCTGCGGGTGGCGCGAAGCAAAGACGGCATTCATTTCGACATCGAGCCGCAGCCGGCCTTGTTTCCGGAACACGCGCTGGAAGCGTGGGGAATTGAAGATCCGCGCGTGACCCAAATCGGAGACATCTATTATATCACTTACAGCTCCGCCTCCGCCCGGGGCGTTGGCGCCGGGCTGGCGGAGACCCGGGATTTTCGGACATTCAAGCGCCGGGGACTTATGCTGGCTCCCGAAAATAAGGATGTCATGATATTCCCGGATAAAATTAACGGCAAATACTACGCTTTACACCGTCCGGTACCGAAATCGTTTGGCTCTCCCGAGATGTGGATCGCCGAATCGCCCGATCTCGACCATTGGGGGAACCATCGCTTCCTGATGGGGCTAAGTGAACAAGGCTGGGATTCGGCCCGAATGGGCGGCGGGGCGGTTCCGATTCGAACCGAACGCGGCTGGCTTGCGCTGTACCACGGAGCGGACAGCAAGCATCGCTATTGTATGGGCGCGGTGCTGCTCGATTTGGATGACCCTGCCAAGGTGATCGCAAGATCCCGTGTACCCGTATTGGAGCCGGAAGCTGCATATGAGGTGAATGGATTTTTCGGTAAGGTCGTGTTTTCGTGCGGAGCCCTGCTGCTGGATCAAACGGTCCGCATGTATTATGGTGCTGCGGACGAAGTAATGGCAGTGGCGGACATACCGCTAGAGGATATATATAATACGCTTTTGTAA